From the Quercus lobata isolate SW786 chromosome 6, ValleyOak3.0 Primary Assembly, whole genome shotgun sequence genome, one window contains:
- the LOC115950571 gene encoding uncharacterized protein LOC115950571 yields MYGEDYSNFGCEAKYIIGGTMEANICDVNHLDSDVLLPPRKRLLAGLKKQSSEVDGALHLSLVASSSSSSTFTSASGSASVSGSASAPSFASSSDYVTRLNNLVSSHPNNPNVTPEEIIEASRSAAIAAAKAAETARAAAEDKAAIAAKAMAAAKSALDLVASFSEEAASKERYLKKNKQKKHVPVQLLYKKYQPIENNKTDEELARTLHRAINSSPRISKNSPSSDWKGHKHRKPKISASPEKSRESNGAILSERIPNPPSMCNGHAVAGKVTSQGSIRELYTLKADEKACKSDIAGQLEMNNGEAESSQPRDKTLEDVCATGKKRGRVKLKKLPLSIFNFRDRANPNGKMNVSSPLTEKNVDGPTASSKPLFSMEPSADGVMMPIGAAPPVWKCQEFKAPACVKQNKVMQS; encoded by the coding sequence ATGTACGGGGAGGATTATTCAAATTTTGGGTGTGAGGCAAAATACATAATTGGAGGAACGATGGAAGCTAACATATGTGATGTTAATCACTTGGATTCGGATGTCCTTTTGCCTCCACGAAAGCGTCTTCTTGCTGGATTGAAAAAGCAAAGCTCAGAAGTCGATGGTGCTTTGCATCTCTCTCTagttgcttcttcttcttcttcttctactttcacGTCTGCATCTGGATCTGCATCTGTTTCCGGTTCTGCGTCTGCTCCATCTTTTGCGTCTTCAAGCGATTATGTAACTCGTCTTAACAATCTAGTGAGTTCTCATCCGAATAATCCTAATGTTACACCAGAGGAGATAATTGAGGCCTCGAGATCAGCAGCTATTGCTGCAGCTAAGGCTGCAGAGACTGCAAGAGCTGCAGCCGAAGATAAGGCTGCAATAGCGGCAAAAGCAATGGCTGCTGCCAAGAGTGCTTTAGATCTGGTTGCCTCATTTTCTGAAGAGGCAGCCAGTAAGGAAAGATACCTGAAAAAAAATAAGCAGAAGAAGCATGTCCCAGTTCAGCTCTTGTACAAAAAATACCAACCAATTGAGAATAACAAGACCGACGAAGAGTTGGCCCGTACGTTGCATCGAGCTATTAACAGCTCTCCAAGAATCTCAAAGAATTCTCCAAGTTCTGACTGGAAGGGTCATAAACACAGGAAGCCTAAAATCTCAGCAAGTCCTGAGAAAAGTAGGGAATCCAATGGGGCAATCTTATCGGAAAGAATCCCAAACCCCCCATCCATGTGTAATGGTCATGCTGTAGCAGGCAAGGTCACTTCTCAAGGATCCATCCGAGAGTTATACACGCTTAAAGCAGATGAAAAGGCATGCAAGTCTGATATAGCTGGCCAACTAGAGATGAATAACGGGGAAGCAGAATCAAGTCAGCCAAGGGATAAAACTTTGGAAGATGTGTGTGCCACTGGTAAAAAGAGGGGAAGAGTGAAGCTAAAAAAGTTGCCCTTAAGCATATTTAACTTTAGGGATCGGGCAAACCCCAATGGCAAGATGAATGTGAGTTCCCCATTGACTGAAAAGAATGTGGACGGCCCTACTGCTAGCAGTAAGCCCTTATTTTCAATGGAACCTTCAGCTGATGGTGTGATGATGCCAATTGGGGCTGCACCACCAGTGTGGAAATGCCAGGAGTTCAAAGCGCCTGCATGTGTCAAACAAAATAAGGTCATGCAGTCATGA